A single genomic interval of Asterias amurensis chromosome 1, ASM3211899v1 harbors:
- the LOC139954444 gene encoding uncharacterized protein isoform X1: MAEIENLQQEIDSCGKEQIEQHVEEEIVHELVSSEQQSWRLDAADETTPPIEVPDEEDTEEDGQQHDEPGRHIIAIDGRVPCGIPGDPDENEEDPQDDEGDDSYDGHGVFFLDSEDEVKQKVSDYEKNTGTHFIMLKKEKGYSQTAEGMGSASDNLVRHIVHPSGETAEEFSCDECEMVYKNYKSLWQHKRDNHQDKISCGYCDYVSSRMYNIKQHRKRRHPNMPDPFDPNISDLFHGAYVEDSRFEYQPEEDLDSGEPLPKIANMSRRNFNFVEASDISDKPVNMQANFVHGNNEERQMHQQRPITTTAYPVGITTSREPFTQSGSHLRQPQSVRSQATTSLLKRSDGNLVTTSSTLPRITSVTGSQVQNTQLNRTPISPKVNFTRMQPSTSSSRESNLFHAPPVNSHQHRRECQEGVSQMDERHRTNPVTSMPGIHHQILTQNTNSSLRHESSRNTSSSQMPVKMATYHNPNHNPSQENLLNRRTSSITTSTCNNSRNTGQNNATITSVLINRDSEKQKHQSILSAYSPSRSNNTLSVDRQQRVSNDASKGARQQPSKFPQQVASPQGGPSSSSPVESTRMRKPTSCPPQDPQSPPQPKPQRSVRSVINEHRQEVGLTDFRSLLKNFHVRSITERVVHPDGTRYEIQIDGEEIDE; this comes from the exons ATGGCGGAAATTGAGAACCTACAACAAGAGATAGATTCCTGTGGAAAAGAACAAATAGAGCAGCATGTCgaagaggaaattgtacatgAACTAGTCTCTTCCGAGCAGCAGTCGTGGCGACTCGATGCAGCAGACGAAACGACTCCGCCGATTGAAGTGCCAGACGAAGAGGACACAGAGGAGGATGGTCAACAACACGATGAACCCGGCCGTCACATCATCGCTATCGACGGCAGGGTCCCCTGTGGTATCCCCGGTGACCCCGACGAGAACGAGGAGGACCCGCAGGACGATGAAGGGGACGATTCATACGATGGTCACGGGGTGTTCTTTCTCGATAGCGAAGACGAAGTCAAGCAAAAAGTCTCGGATTATGAGAAAAATACAGGCACGCATTTCATTATGCTGAAAAAGGAGAAAGGCTATTCACAAACTG CCGAAGGGATGGGATCAGCTTCGGACAACCTCGTCAGGCATATTGTGCATCCCAGTGGAGAGACGGCTGAGGAATTCAGTTGTGACGAATGCGAGATGGTGTACAAGAACTACAAATCGCTCTGGCAGCACAAACGAGACAACCACCAAGACAAGATAAGCTGTGGTTACTGTGATTACGTATCGTCACGCATGTACAACATCAAGCAACACCGAAAGCGTAGACACCCAAACATGCCGGATCCATTTGACCCTAATATCAGTGACTTATTTCACGGGGCCTACGTAGAGGATTCAAGATTTGAGTATCAACCTGAAGAGGATTTAGACAGTGGGGAACCTCTTCCTAAGATTGCCAACATGTCTCGTAGAAATTTCAACTTTGTGGAGGCATCAGACATCTCTGACAAACCTGTCAATATGcaagcaaattttgtgcatgGGAACAATGAGGAACGCCAGATGCACCAGCAGCGCCCAATCACAACCACAGCTTACCCAGTTGGAATAACCACCTCAAGAGAGCCTTTCACTCAATCAGGATCACACTTGAGACAGCCACAGTCGGTGAGAAGCCAAGCCACAACATCATTACTCAAACGATCAGACGGGAATCTCGTCACAACATCATCAACTCTCCCCAGAATCACTAGTGTCACAGGAAGCCAAGTGCAAAACACTCAACTCAACAGGACACCAATCTCTCCGAAAGTGAATTTTACCAGAATGCAGCCCTCCACCAGCTCCAGTAGAGAATCCAATTTGTTTCATGCACCTCCAGTGAATAGCCATCAACATAGGAGAGAATGTCAAGAAGGCGTAAGTCAAATGGATGAAAGACACCGTACTAATCCAGTAACAAGCATGCCTGGAATTCATCATCAAATACTtacccaaaacacaaactcgTCACTTAGACATGAAAGCAGCAGGAATACCTCCTCGTCGCAGATGCCAGTCAAAATGGCTACCTATCATAACCCTAACCATAATCCATCACAAGAGAACCTACTCAACAGACGCACATCTTCAATAACTACATCTACTTGTAATAACTCACGTAACACTGGTCAAAACAACGCCACCATCACATCAGTGTTGATCAACAGAGACAGCGAAAAACAAAAGCACCAAAGTATTTTGAGTGCTTACTCGCCTTCAAGGTCTAACAACACTTTGTCTGTAGACAGACAGCAAAGAGTTAGCAATGATGCATCAAAAGGTGCAAGGCAGCAACCTTCTAAGTTCCCCCAGCAGGTTGCTTCCCCACAGGGTGGgccatcttcttcttctccggTTGAATCGACTAGGATGAGGAAACCAACCTCCTGTCCTCCTCAGGATCCTCAATCGCCACCGCAGCCTAAACCTCAGAGGTCTGTGAGAAGTGTCATAAATGAGCATCGTCAAGAGGTCGGTCTCACTGACTTCAGGAGCCTCTTGAAAAACTTTCATGTCAGGTCAATCACTGAGCGTGTTGTACATCCTGATGGCACAAGATATGAAATTCAAATTGATGGAGAAGAGATTGATGAATGA